Genomic DNA from Salvia miltiorrhiza cultivar Shanhuang (shh) chromosome 1, IMPLAD_Smil_shh, whole genome shotgun sequence:
GAGAGGGCACCAGTACGCGAGTCCATAGTAACCGTGTATAGACATCCCTACACAGCCAGTCAGTGATAAATTTGTATTAGGAAATGAGTTGAAGGCTTATCTGAAAATGGTAGGTCCTCCATGCCAAGTACGTATATACCTGAGAGTCACCACAGAAAATAAGCTGACCAGTGTGGTCGTGGTCCATAGCCGTCACCTCACTGTACAGAGTGGTTTTATTGATTGTTCTACCTGTGCTAAAATTGAAGACCTAAAATGCAAGTTACATAAGAAAGAGAGGAAGAAATAACAACCATTAAATTAACAAACAAATAACGTACAAGGGAGTGACTTTTCAgaagtataattttatttcatgtaATTGGTGAAAGTGGGGAGAAATTTACCAAAATCTCTTTATTTGCATTGCCAGCCGAAAGAAAATTGTTGTTAACCTGCAACAGTGAAGAAGAAAAGATAAAAATTTTGTGTATCAACCAGCCAAATTCTTAGACTGAAAAATGTGGCATGATCCAGAACTTATGATCCACTTACAGGATGAAAGCGAATACAGAGTTGCGAAGATACTCCATAAATCACCCTTATGCAAAGCCCTTTTGAGATATCCCATACTCGCACTGTCTTATCAATTGAGGCAGATGCAATGTATTGATTGTTTGCTGAGAAGTCAAAATCTGGAAAGGGCAGATTTATAAATCCTACTGATGCCAAATTATGCGACCAACTCAAACTTCTAACCTCCCCGAAATTGCAAGAGGAAAGAAATTGAATTGGATATATATAGCTCTGACTAATGCAGATGAGCAAGCATCCGGAAGCAAAAAATAACAACCAGGAATATAGAAAAGATTACACAGTCAGTACCAGTTAATCCAACCTGTGACATCTTTAGTATGCCCAGTTAACTGCTGCAGTACAGATGGTGGCATAGAGACGGTACATACAGTCAGGCTTCCATCGGCTGATCCATAAGCAAGAAGATCCGAACTCATGTTACCAAATTTTATGACAGTAACTGCCACAAGAAATTTTGGATGAGCTTCCGGTGAATATGACAATTTTTAACTTTGGAAATGACTGGCAATGTAGATCTGATTTTAGCATGTCAGGAATTACCCATGGCCTTGGATTGGTCAAATATGCAGTGCATCCCTACAAAGGAATATGCAGGTTCAACTTTTTTACGCGGGTGCTCAGTCTCACTTGTAATTGAACTTAAACTTGTACTGCAGCTTAGTCTTCGGCTAGAACTCCGCAAATCCTATAaagataatgaaaataatataatgCTAAGATGCTCTAGTTTAAGAAGTATGTTCCTGTATGTGGCTTCTGATAAGCAACTTCACTTATTCTAATTTATCAACGTGCCACAAGCCATCATCTCAAAAAAACCTCAGATGCAATAGATATATCAATTTGACTTAATAAATGGgggagattttatttttatttttcaaaggaAGGCTCCATACCAGTCATCTCAAGATCACAGTACCACTGAACCAGCCTAAATATAGACATATATGCAGATTTGGATTAAATACAGATTTATATGCCTAATGGGGATACTTTGCTAAAAACTTTTGATACAAAAACTGAAATGCAGCGCCAAACCTCGCAGTAAAGTAGTAATACAAAGATCATTATACAAATCATAGTTTATCATAAGGAACAGACAAAGAATAACCCTTTAATAGATTTTTGTAATTACTGGCTTTATCATCGACATCAAGATGCCTGACCTACTACTATTCTCATGTAGTTTGTTGTAAATGTAATAGCATTGAAAGACCCATAGAGGAAAGCACATACCCTGCCAGTACTCCAGCTGTCAGCATCATAGAATGGGAAGAGTGGACTTGGAGATTGTATCCATCGTCCACTGATGCATCAACCAGTAAATTAACCTGATGTGAGAACCGTGTGGAAGAAAAACTTAAATAATAACTTACATCAGAAAGATAAATTAGATTAAATGAAATCAAGTAACAATTATAAGAAAATTGTTACTACACTAGCCAATATTCATCATTATCAGAGCCAGAATTAGCAACCTCTGTCCTGGAGTGCTCGATAGACTTGGTGTCTGATTACTCTCCCAATTCCTAGGCCTATTAATGAAATTACGGTATGCCACATAACCTCTTTCATTACATTTCCAGCCCTACAACATGCAAGCAAGGGATTTGATCAGGGACAAAACCATGATACGAACTTAGTGATTATTTTTGCTGCATAACTTATTTGAGAATTACAAAACTGTACATGTTTATAAGTTCTCATACTCGATAGAGTGTACAACAAAACTATAAGAAAATCTTAGCCAACAGGTACAGAAAAAATGATAATGTTTTCCGACTGGAACTACTAACTTTAAGCAATCACAGAACCAGTCAGGGGACATGATATAAGAATCCACTTCAAAAACAGTATGCTTCTAAAAACATGTGGTATAAAGCCACAATTAGGATACAATTAAACGAAATCAGGTCATTTTACGCAGCTTCTCTCAACATCTCCCTTTGTTCTTTACATATTTTTGATCCAGTTATAGGCCTAATCAATAGAAGGATTTCATGCATCTACTGCATAAGTATTACATAAACGCACATTTCGCCATGTCTAATAGCAATAATTTTAAGAACTGCATCCTAAACTAATATTTGATCACAATCTCGAAATCAGCTGCTTAAACTCGAGTTTTGCTTGTGATTTTGGCATGCAGTAATTATTTGATGAAAATGCTTCCATGGTTTGATCGTAGAGGTTATTCATCTAGAAAACTTAGGACTACCAACTTCTTTTAAGCTTCACGCCCGATCTCTTCCACAAATCAAGTAAAGCACCTAATCCTCAAATATGGCATAAATTGCAAATCGAGATGCATACTATATCAGGAGACGTTAAAAAATACCTTGCGATTGAGCTGGTCGGCCTGCGCCTTCCGGtggaggaggaggcggcggaTTCCGATGTAATTAGGATCGGAATCGGGCGGCGAAGGCTGAAGCAAACAACTCAAAAACTCCGGATCCAA
This window encodes:
- the LOC131005380 gene encoding uncharacterized protein LOC131005380, whose amino-acid sequence is MADPTVGGISTEGEKTKSENGEKGKGDLDPEFLSCLLQPSPPDSDPNYIGIRRLLLHRKAQADQLNRKGWKCNERGYVAYRNFINRPRNWESNQTPSLSSTPGQSGRWIQSPSPLFPFYDADSWSTGRDLRSSSRRLSCSTSLSSITSETEHPRKKVEPAYSFVGMHCIFDQSKAMVTVIKFGNMSSDLLAYGSADGSLTVCTVSMPPSVLQQLTGHTKDVTDFDFSANNQYIASASIDKTVRVWDISKGLCIRVIYGVSSQLCIRFHPVNNNFLSAGNANKEILVFNFSTGRTINKTTLYSEVTAMDHDHTGQLIFCGDSQGCLYTVTMDSRTGALSRTHRHRSKAKHPSPITTVQYRTFSLLARGPVLLTFSRDGSLSFFSVSLEVQGYLTVRCALKLTPRLHSIRASFCPLLSLEKGEYIVAGSEDTNVYFYDLTRPKHACVNKLQGHAYPVIGIAWNHGENLLASSDFGGTVIVWKREKTH